A single region of the Prochlorococcus marinus str. MIT 0917 genome encodes:
- a CDS encoding DUF6737 family protein, which yields MDTNTKKDFWDSKPYWCQPWSIISFGILVLIFSWKLFNNIIFTSIIGFFIFVWWIVFLIFAPNSYEVIRDKE from the coding sequence ATGGATACAAATACAAAAAAAGATTTTTGGGATTCAAAGCCTTACTGGTGTCAACCTTGGTCAATTATTAGCTTTGGAATTTTAGTTCTAATTTTTAGTTGGAAACTATTTAATAACATTATATTTACTTCAATTATAGGGTTTTTTATTTTTGTTTGGTGGATAGTATTTTTAATATTTGCTCCGAATTCATATGAAGTAATTAGAGATAAAGAATAA
- a CDS encoding nuclear transport factor 2 family protein, with product MLIKEKELKKFFNLSYGEKAPSKEEWESLYNQQVKFIDPTQEKNGIDAYIKAQDGLIKRCDDIYLKSHSIAINNNIAFVEWTMGLKIKGIEFIYDGTTRLIFDEEGKVKEHRDYFDFCSGTFGNIPFIGAFFRFLYSRFVD from the coding sequence ATGCTCATCAAAGAGAAAGAATTAAAAAAATTCTTTAACTTATCTTATGGAGAGAAAGCTCCATCAAAGGAAGAATGGGAATCTTTGTACAATCAACAAGTTAAATTCATCGATCCTACTCAAGAAAAAAATGGAATTGATGCATATATCAAAGCTCAAGATGGATTAATCAAAAGATGTGATGATATTTATTTAAAATCACATTCAATTGCTATAAATAATAATATTGCTTTTGTTGAGTGGACAATGGGTTTAAAAATAAAAGGTATAGAATTTATATACGATGGGACAACAAGATTAATATTTGATGAAGAAGGGAAAGTAAAAGAACATAGAGATTATTTTGATTTTTGTTCAGGAACATTTGGTAATATTCCATTTATAGGAGCATTTTTTAGATTTTTATACTCAAGATTTGTTGACTAA
- a CDS encoding putative 2OG-Fe(II) oxygenase produces the protein MEVKKISPRVSCFLQVKLDQAVVDYLWKIIDIGKTNNKNHKNKLVGNISQSLLLDDIDSFFYKSVCVPLIKYYRENNPISGDPVSENTLLKPGSKLILNNLWVNYQYKTEFNPSHDHSGVYSFAIWMKIPYSWEDQKKLPQFRNIRDGDIKAGCFEFEYIDSLGGILNSMYRLSSEYEGYMVFFPARLRHCVYPFYGSDEPRISVAGNLNYLPD, from the coding sequence ATGGAAGTTAAAAAAATATCTCCTCGAGTCAGTTGTTTTTTGCAAGTAAAATTAGATCAAGCAGTTGTTGATTATCTATGGAAAATTATTGATATTGGTAAAACGAATAATAAAAATCATAAAAACAAGTTAGTTGGTAATATTTCGCAAAGTCTTTTGTTAGACGATATTGATTCTTTTTTTTATAAATCTGTTTGTGTTCCTTTGATTAAATATTACCGTGAAAATAATCCTATTTCTGGTGACCCTGTATCTGAAAATACATTGTTAAAACCAGGATCTAAATTAATATTAAACAACCTATGGGTAAACTATCAATATAAGACAGAATTCAATCCTTCTCATGATCATAGTGGAGTCTATTCTTTTGCTATATGGATGAAGATTCCATATTCATGGGAGGATCAAAAAAAATTACCACAATTTCGTAATATTAGAGATGGAGATATAAAAGCAGGTTGTTTTGAGTTTGAATACATTGATTCTCTTGGAGGTATTCTGAACTCAATGTATAGATTATCTTCAGAATATGAAGGCTATATGGTTTTCTTTCCTGCTAGATTAAGGCACTGTGTTTATCCATTTTACGGTAGTGATGAACCCAGGATATCCGTTGCAGGAAATCTAAATTATTTACCTGATTGA